The genomic DNA CCAGCTGGAAGATGGGGAGAAGCCACAGATTTTGCCGGACCAACAGTATTTTTAGCTTCAGAAGCTGCGGCCTACATGAATGGATCTGTCGTACTTGTTGACGGTGGATGGATGGGGAGATAATTTACATCACAAAAAGTATTAAACATGCATATTTTATCAAGATTTTATGAAGACTACGAATTAGGTAGTAAAAGAGAAACTTTAGGAAGGACGATAACAGAGACTGATTTTGTTGTTCATGCTGGTCATACAGGTGATTATTTTCCACATCATATGGATGCCGAATGGTGCAAAACACAACCTTTTAAACAACGTATTGCTCATGGTACATTAACATTTAGTGTAGGTATAGGCATGACAGCAACAGAGATTAACCCAGAGGCTTTTTCTAAGGGTTATGATAGATTACGTTTTATAAAGCCT from Flavivirga abyssicola includes the following:
- a CDS encoding MaoC family dehydratase produces the protein MHILSRFYEDYELGSKRETLGRTITETDFVVHAGHTGDYFPHHMDAEWCKTQPFKQRIAHGTLTFSVGIGMTATEINPEAFSKGYDRLRFIKPVYIGDTIRVVVTISEKKASKHPELGHVNEHVEIFNQRDELVLVCDHILLAKKKEFEA